The genomic interval TCATAAGCTGATTACGATTCGGCATTTGCTAACAATGTCATCAGGCATTTACTGGAATGGCGGTGTTCATTACCATTGTCCGATGATGCAGCAAATGATGCGTACGAATGACTGGCTATCGCATATCGCTGATATTGACATGCACAGTGTTCCTGGCATGAATTTTCAGTATAAGGAATGGGATGTCATGTTGTTATCAGCGGTCATAGGCAAAGCCTATGGAAGCACATCCTACGATCTCATTTATCATGAAATGTATAAACCGCTCGATATCGCCAGTGGAATTTGGCCGAGCAGTCCATGCGGTTTCTCCTATACGGTAATGAAGGGTGAAGAACAATCGGATTTGTCTGCTAGAGATATGGCTAAGGTAGGTTTGCTATTTTTAGGAGATGGCAGTATTAATGGCAAACAGATTGTTTCTCCAGCGTTTGTGAAGCAAGCGATAACCCCATCCTATCCGTCCTATGGTTTTTTGTGGTGGCTGTCTCAAGCTGGATATGGATGTCGCGGATTTGGCGGGCAAGAGGTGAATGTCATTCCTGAGCATCAATTTGTATCCGTCATACAAGCGACACCCACACCATCGAGCAAATCGTATCCGGATATTCATGACTTGTTTCTTAGCCAAGCGATTAAATAAAAGCTGCTTATGATCTGAACATTAACGGAGGATAAACCTATGAATACGGTCATTTATATGGTTAGACACGCAGAATCGCCTTTTGAATTTGGACAAGAACGAACGCGCGGGCTTTCGGAGGAGGGTTTCTTAGAAGCAAAACGTGTTGCAGAGGTGCTGGGCGATGTCGATATTCATTTTATGGCATCCAGCTCCTACACCAGAGCGGTGCAGACGATTGAGCTTTTAGCAAAGCGGAAAGCGATGACGATTGTAGAGTATGAAGAACTGGTGGAAAGAGCGATAAAGGGTTTGGATTATAAGGCTACTTGGGACGTTCTGTATGAAGCGATAAGGAAATCTTTTATCGATATCGATTTTGCTTTGGAGGGCGGCGAAACGACTCGAAGCGTACAACAAAGAGCGATACCCGTCATAGAGAGAATACTGGAGGAGCACCGAGGTAAAAACATTGTTTTGGGTACACATGGAAATATAATGACGATCATTATGAACCATTATGATAATAAGTTTGGATTTGATTTTTGGAATACGACCTCGAAGCCAGATATTTATAAATTAACATTTAATCTGAATAAGCTTGAGCATGTGGAAAGGATATGGACTTAAGTAAGGCGACGAGAATCCATTGAAACCAATGGTCATCCTGCAAAGGATGGCCTTTTTGTATGCTATCATTCCAACGAGATCGTTCATTACATATATAGGATCATGTATTATTTTTTTGCAACAGACCAGATATTTAGTGTTATACTCGCTATTAAATTAACAACTAATGCGGAAATTCATCAGTAAATGAGTGAAAGCGACCGCATGAAGATGGAGCGTGAGCGGATTGAAAATACTAATTGTAGACGATGAGCCAAGGCATCTCAGAGGAATGGCTAAATTAGTTAGTGCGATGCGGCCAAAAGCTGAAATATTAGTAGCGAAGGATGGGGCAGCTGCTATCGCTATCATTCAACAGGATCAACCGCAAATTGTACTGACGGATATCCAGATGCCTAATATGGATGGATTGACTTTATTGAAATGGCTTGAGGATAAGGAACATCGACCGAAGGTAGTTATGGTATCGGCTTATAATTTATTTGAATATGCGCAAACTGCTCTGCGTCATGGCGCTTATGACTACTTGTTGAAGCCGATTGATATAGATAAAGTGGAGGATATTTTGGGGCGGCTTGATGCACAACTAGCGGCGGAGTCCATGCAGAGTGAAGCTTCCGAAAAACTGCAGCATCGGCTTAAGTTAACCTCCTCTGCCTACCAGAACAATCTGCTTTTGTCATGGTTAAGCGGCAATCTATCAGCAGCGGAGCAAGTGGAGCTTGAAGCGCTCGAAATTGTGCAAGGAAGCGGTACAGTTATCTTTTCTGAACTCACCATTCATCTTGACGAGGATAAGAGCCTCTATACACCTGCGTTGATGCAGCAGCTGGAGCATTTAGGGTCCTGCTACGGTCAAGCCAGTACCTTCTCTATTAATTCGCTTCGAGAAGACGTATTCCAAGCGATTACCATAGTGCGTACGCCGAGCCCATTCCTTAGACGCGATGAGATTCGATTGGCATTTAGCGAAACAAACAAGGAGTGGCTGCCGTATGGCCGGCTTGTTCATGGCATGGGGACGAGCTGTTTATCTTTAGTAGAGCAGCTGCCGCATTCTTACCGAACGGCTCAAACTGCATGTGAGTATAATTTCCATGATTGCTGGCAAGGGGTCCTATTTCATGATGAGCTGAACCACTCCAGCAAGTCCTTTCACTTAGATGGGGAGCGGCTTTTTGAAGCGTTGCAGGATAACGATCCAATGGCTGCCATCATGCTGTGCCGATCTGCCTTTCAAGAACTGGCAGGCGAGGGCCACACGGAGCCGCAGCTTATTAAAGAGTGTGCCTCACTCACACTTATGAAGCTTAAAAGCAGAACAAGAGATGTTGTCGAAAGAAACTTTGGAAGCGTCCTCACGAATACTGTCGTAACGGAAATACCTGCATGCGATAGTTATGGTGAGCTGCTGGCGCTCTTGGAGTCTCAAATTCGTGATCTGCACCAAGCGTTACGGAACATGAAGCAAGGGAAAAACGAGATTATTATGGAACAGTGCTTGAGCTGGATACAAGAGAATTATATGGAGGATTTGACACTAGAGATGGCAGCTGAACAGTTTGCCTTTAATCCGTCTTATTTCAGCACATTGATTAAAAGCCGTACCGGAAAGTCTTTTTCTGACCATATTACCGAGGCTCGGATGCGACGGGCAAAACAATTGCTCAGAGATGGCCATTTGAAAATTTATGATATAGCTGCGCAATGCGGCTATCGCGATACGAAGTATTTTTGCCGAGTGTTCAAGAAGCAGAATGGTCTATCGCCGGAAGCTTATAAGCACAAATCCCTTACAACGAATAGAGACGAGATATGAATATGACATTTCGATCACGGTTGTTCATCAGCTATATCATTCTAATTGCTTTGCCGTTCCTTGTGTTAAGCACTTTATTTTATCGAACAAGCCTTAAGGTTGTGACGGAGCAAGCGCAAAAAAATGTTTATGAGATCGTCAAAAAAAATAATGAAGTCATCGATACGAAGCTCAAAGTTGTCGATCAGAACAGTTTGGCCTTGTTCGTAGACAAGGAT from Paenibacillus sp. FSL K6-3182 carries:
- a CDS encoding histidine phosphatase family protein, with the protein product MNTVIYMVRHAESPFEFGQERTRGLSEEGFLEAKRVAEVLGDVDIHFMASSSYTRAVQTIELLAKRKAMTIVEYEELVERAIKGLDYKATWDVLYEAIRKSFIDIDFALEGGETTRSVQQRAIPVIERILEEHRGKNIVLGTHGNIMTIIMNHYDNKFGFDFWNTTSKPDIYKLTFNLNKLEHVERIWT
- a CDS encoding response regulator, whose amino-acid sequence is MKILIVDDEPRHLRGMAKLVSAMRPKAEILVAKDGAAAIAIIQQDQPQIVLTDIQMPNMDGLTLLKWLEDKEHRPKVVMVSAYNLFEYAQTALRHGAYDYLLKPIDIDKVEDILGRLDAQLAAESMQSEASEKLQHRLKLTSSAYQNNLLLSWLSGNLSAAEQVELEALEIVQGSGTVIFSELTIHLDEDKSLYTPALMQQLEHLGSCYGQASTFSINSLREDVFQAITIVRTPSPFLRRDEIRLAFSETNKEWLPYGRLVHGMGTSCLSLVEQLPHSYRTAQTACEYNFHDCWQGVLFHDELNHSSKSFHLDGERLFEALQDNDPMAAIMLCRSAFQELAGEGHTEPQLIKECASLTLMKLKSRTRDVVERNFGSVLTNTVVTEIPACDSYGELLALLESQIRDLHQALRNMKQGKNEIIMEQCLSWIQENYMEDLTLEMAAEQFAFNPSYFSTLIKSRTGKSFSDHITEARMRRAKQLLRDGHLKIYDIAAQCGYRDTKYFCRVFKKQNGLSPEAYKHKSLTTNRDEI
- a CDS encoding serine hydrolase, encoding MSFEWQLSTPEAEGMDAKLLEQIDDYVKQKRYRLINSVIIVKNGKLVYERYFNKCNENTRHSIKSVWKSILAIAVGICLDKGLINNLDEPIGNYLPAFAGHNHHYHKLITIRHLLTMSSGIYWNGGVHYHCPMMQQMMRTNDWLSHIADIDMHSVPGMNFQYKEWDVMLLSAVIGKAYGSTSYDLIYHEMYKPLDIASGIWPSSPCGFSYTVMKGEEQSDLSARDMAKVGLLFLGDGSINGKQIVSPAFVKQAITPSYPSYGFLWWLSQAGYGCRGFGGQEVNVIPEHQFVSVIQATPTPSSKSYPDIHDLFLSQAIK